A window of the Narcine bancroftii isolate sNarBan1 chromosome 4, sNarBan1.hap1, whole genome shotgun sequence genome harbors these coding sequences:
- the cnot9 gene encoding CCR4-NOT transcription complex subunit 9 isoform X4 encodes MLWHSFGTIAALLQEIVNIYPSINPPTLTAHQSNRVCNALALLQCVASHPETRSAFLAAHIPLFLYPFLHTVSKTRPFEYLRLTSLGVIGALVKTDEQEVINFLLTTEIIPLCLRIMESGSELSKTVATFILQKILLDDTGLAYICQTYERFSHVAMILGKMVLQLSKEPSARLLKHVVRCYLRLSDNPRAREALRQCLPDQLKDTTFAQVLKDDTTTKRWLAQLVKNLQEGQVTDPRGIPLPPQ; translated from the exons GAGATTGTAAATATTTACCCTTCTATCAATCCTCCAACCCTGACAGCTCATCAGTCTAACCGCGTTTGTAATGCACTTGCATTATTACAATGTGTTGCCTCGCATCCAGAGACCAG GTCTGCATTCCTTGCAGCTCACATCCCACTCTTTCTCTATCCGTTCTTGCATACTGTAAGCAAAACAAGACCTTTCGAGTATCTGAGACTTACCAGCCTGGGTGTTATAG GAGCCTTGGTCAAAACAGATGAGCAGGAAGTCATCAACTTTCTCTTGACAACAGAAATTATTCCTCTTTGTCTCCGTATCATGGAATCAGGAAGTGAATTATCCAAAACG GTTGCAACATTCATCCTACAGAAGATTCTGCTGGATGATACAGGACTGGCTTATATTTGTCAAACATATGAACGATTCTCTCATGTGGCCATGATCCTG GGTAAGATGGTGCTCCAGTTGTCCAAAGAGCCCTCGGCCAGATTGTTGAAGCACGTCGTCCGCTGCTACCTACGTCTCTCTGACAACCCACG GGCAAGGGAGGCACTACGACAGTGCTTGCCCGACCAGCTGAAGGACACCACATTCGCCCAGGTGCTGAAGGACGACACCACCACCAAGCGTTGGCTGGCCCAACTGGTCAAGAACCTGCAGGAGGGGCAGGTGACGGACCCCCGGGGGATCCCTCTGCCTCCTCAGTGA